One Aminivibrio pyruvatiphilus genomic region harbors:
- a CDS encoding class I fructose-bisphosphate aldolase, which produces MNTLEQIEQLLGNEAEYLLGHTCGTIGREMLTIPGPDFVDRVTALSDRSIPVMRSMQALFGAGRLAGTGYLSILPVDQGIEHSAGASFAPNPIYFDPENIVKLALEAGCNAVASTLGVLSSVARKYAHKIPFVMKINHNELLSYPNKYDQILFASVEQARDMGAAAVGATIYFGSDESTRQIQEISTAFEIAHSLGMATILWCYLRNSAFKTAEKDYHVAADLTGQANHLGVTIGADIIKQKLPENNGGFSALKFGKTAKAVYEKLSSDHPIDLTRYQVANCYMGRAGLINSGGASGANDLAEAVKTAVINKRAGGMGLILGRKAFQRPMKEGVEVIHAVQDVYLEKQVTIA; this is translated from the coding sequence ATGAACACTCTGGAACAGATCGAGCAGCTGCTTGGAAACGAGGCGGAATATCTGCTCGGGCACACATGCGGAACCATAGGCCGGGAGATGCTCACCATACCGGGACCTGATTTTGTGGACAGGGTGACGGCGCTCTCCGACCGCTCCATTCCGGTAATGCGGTCCATGCAGGCTCTCTTCGGCGCGGGAAGGCTGGCCGGAACGGGGTATCTTTCCATCCTCCCCGTGGACCAGGGAATCGAGCACTCCGCCGGGGCCAGCTTCGCTCCCAACCCCATCTATTTTGACCCCGAGAATATCGTGAAGCTCGCCCTTGAGGCCGGATGCAACGCCGTAGCCAGCACCCTGGGAGTTCTCTCGTCGGTGGCCAGGAAATACGCCCACAAAATCCCCTTCGTGATGAAGATCAACCACAACGAGCTGCTCTCCTACCCCAACAAGTACGACCAGATCCTCTTCGCCTCGGTGGAACAGGCCCGGGACATGGGAGCGGCTGCCGTGGGAGCCACCATCTATTTCGGCAGCGACGAATCCACCCGGCAGATCCAGGAGATCAGCACGGCCTTCGAGATCGCCCACAGCCTGGGCATGGCCACGATCCTGTGGTGTTACCTGCGGAACAGCGCCTTCAAGACGGCGGAAAAGGACTACCACGTGGCCGCCGACCTCACGGGGCAGGCAAACCACCTCGGGGTAACCATCGGCGCCGATATCATCAAGCAGAAGCTCCCCGAGAACAACGGCGGATTCTCCGCCCTGAAGTTCGGCAAGACGGCCAAGGCGGTCTACGAAAAACTTTCGAGCGACCATCCCATCGACCTGACCCGGTACCAGGTGGCGAACTGCTACATGGGCAGGGCGGGACTGATCAACTCCGGCGGCGCATCGGGAGCCAACGACCTCGCCGAAGCCGTGAAGACCGCGGTGATCAACAAGAGAGCCGGAGGCATGGGACTTATCCTCGGCCGGAAGGCCTTCCAGCGCCCCATGAAGGAGGGCGTGGAGGTCATCCACGCGGTGCAGGACGTCTATCTCGAGAAGCAGGTGACCATAGCCTAG